One segment of Parvularcula sp. IMCC14364 DNA contains the following:
- the ileS gene encoding isoleucine--tRNA ligase produces MPDSNDAPDTGRDYKDTLFLPNTGFPMRAGLPKAEPKLLQRWADMGLYRQLREDARGRTPFVLHDGPPYANGNIHMGTGLTKILKDMIVRSRQMDGFDANYVPGWDCHGLPIEWKVEEEFRARGRNKRDVPAVEFRAQCRTYAQKWLDIQCDEFRRLGGEGDWENPYTTMAFTSEAVIARELLKFVDAGLLYRGSKPVMWSPVEQTALAEAEIEYHDHQSTTIWVKFPFADGKAPAGLENASIVIWTTTPWTIPGNRAICYGPRMSYGVYEVLEMQGDLDFEPWSKPGDQLIVADALAESVRSAGLIAEWKRLDDVPPESLATALCHHPLRGHAEGYMFDIPLLSGDHVTDEAGTGFVHTAPSHGAEDFDAWMAHGLSMTDIPHTVNEMGAYTSEAPGFEGRQVIVTEGKKKGKDGDANKAVIDALLEHGALLARGRLKHSYPHSWRSRAPVIFRNTPQWFIALGKKMADGTSLREKALKGIDDTGFTPAQARNRIRSMVEGRPDWLISRQRAWGVPITIFVNRETGDILNDPAVNQRVLSAIQERGADAWFDTPMEDFLGPDHPVDDYEKVEDILDVWFDSGSTHAFVLEDREDLTWPADVYCEGSDQHRGWFQSSLLQSCGTRGRPPYKHIITNGFVVDSDGRKMSKSLGNVILPETIIKQYGAEIIRIWAASIDYTEDPRVGDEIIGSAVDAYRKLRNTLRYLLGAVSGYSEAETVDVQEMPELEQYVLHLLAGVDADVHKSYAAFDFKAVWRRVSDFCSLDLSSFYLDIRKDSLYCDSPDDMTRRAARTVMNTLLDHIMRWLAPICPFTTEEVFLHRYPDQEHTSVHLLQFADVPSEWNNAALAGKWGKIRTVRKVVTGALEVERREKRIGASLEAAPVIHIEDDVLRALCQDVDWAELSITSAATLTDGTGPAEAFRLDETAGVSVLPTKADGGKCQRCWRILEEVTAEASICGRCDEAVTALEQKTDG; encoded by the coding sequence ATGCCTGACAGCAATGATGCGCCAGATACAGGGCGCGATTACAAAGATACACTTTTCCTTCCAAATACCGGGTTCCCCATGCGCGCCGGCCTGCCCAAGGCAGAGCCAAAACTGTTGCAGCGCTGGGCGGACATGGGCCTCTACCGGCAGTTACGCGAGGACGCCCGTGGGCGCACACCTTTCGTGCTTCACGATGGGCCGCCATACGCCAATGGCAACATCCATATGGGCACCGGGCTGACAAAAATTCTCAAGGACATGATTGTGCGCTCTCGGCAGATGGACGGTTTTGACGCCAATTACGTCCCCGGCTGGGACTGCCATGGCTTGCCGATCGAATGGAAGGTCGAGGAAGAATTCCGCGCCAGAGGGCGCAATAAACGCGATGTACCGGCTGTTGAGTTCCGTGCCCAGTGTCGCACCTATGCCCAGAAATGGCTGGATATCCAGTGTGACGAGTTTCGCCGTCTTGGCGGCGAGGGGGATTGGGAAAATCCGTACACCACAATGGCTTTCACGTCAGAAGCGGTTATTGCCCGTGAATTGCTGAAATTCGTTGATGCGGGCCTGCTCTATCGCGGCTCGAAGCCTGTTATGTGGTCGCCTGTCGAACAGACGGCGCTGGCCGAAGCGGAAATCGAATATCATGATCACCAGTCAACAACAATCTGGGTGAAATTCCCGTTTGCTGATGGCAAGGCCCCTGCCGGGCTGGAAAATGCGTCCATCGTGATCTGGACCACAACGCCATGGACGATCCCTGGCAACCGGGCCATCTGCTATGGTCCACGCATGTCCTATGGTGTGTACGAAGTTTTGGAAATGCAGGGTGATCTCGACTTTGAACCATGGTCAAAGCCGGGCGACCAGTTGATTGTCGCAGACGCTCTGGCTGAAAGCGTTCGCAGTGCTGGCCTCATCGCCGAATGGAAAAGACTGGATGATGTCCCCCCCGAAAGCCTCGCAACAGCGCTCTGCCATCATCCGCTGCGCGGACATGCAGAAGGCTATATGTTCGATATTCCCCTGCTCTCCGGCGACCATGTGACGGATGAAGCGGGTACGGGCTTTGTCCATACCGCTCCGAGTCACGGGGCTGAGGACTTTGATGCCTGGATGGCCCATGGCCTTTCCATGACAGACATTCCGCATACGGTAAACGAGATGGGTGCCTATACCAGTGAGGCTCCCGGTTTTGAAGGCCGACAGGTGATTGTCACGGAAGGCAAGAAGAAGGGCAAGGATGGCGATGCCAACAAGGCCGTCATTGATGCTCTGCTGGAGCATGGTGCACTGCTGGCGCGCGGGCGCCTGAAACACTCCTATCCCCATTCCTGGCGTTCGCGCGCGCCTGTGATTTTCCGGAATACGCCGCAATGGTTTATCGCCCTCGGCAAAAAAATGGCCGATGGCACAAGCCTGCGCGAGAAAGCGCTGAAAGGCATCGACGATACAGGTTTCACCCCGGCACAGGCGCGCAACCGTATCCGCTCAATGGTCGAGGGACGCCCCGACTGGCTGATCTCCCGCCAGCGCGCCTGGGGGGTTCCGATCACGATTTTCGTTAACCGGGAAACCGGTGACATTCTCAATGACCCGGCAGTGAACCAGCGTGTCCTGTCAGCAATTCAGGAACGCGGCGCGGACGCCTGGTTTGACACACCGATGGAAGATTTTCTGGGTCCGGATCATCCCGTCGATGATTACGAGAAAGTTGAAGACATTCTGGATGTGTGGTTCGATTCAGGTTCCACTCACGCCTTCGTACTGGAAGACCGGGAGGATCTGACCTGGCCAGCTGACGTCTATTGTGAAGGCTCTGACCAGCATCGCGGCTGGTTCCAGTCTTCCCTGTTGCAAAGCTGTGGCACCAGGGGGCGTCCACCCTACAAGCATATCATCACCAATGGTTTTGTGGTGGACAGTGACGGGCGTAAAATGTCCAAGTCCCTCGGCAATGTGATCCTGCCGGAAACAATCATCAAACAGTATGGCGCGGAGATCATCCGTATCTGGGCGGCCAGTATTGACTACACCGAGGATCCGCGCGTTGGCGACGAGATTATCGGGTCGGCGGTCGATGCCTACCGCAAATTGCGCAATACATTGCGCTATCTGCTGGGGGCTGTCTCAGGCTATAGCGAGGCTGAAACCGTTGATGTGCAGGAGATGCCGGAGCTTGAACAATATGTCCTGCATCTGTTGGCTGGTGTCGATGCGGACGTACACAAATCCTACGCGGCTTTCGATTTCAAGGCTGTGTGGCGCCGTGTCAGTGATTTCTGCTCTCTGGACCTGTCTTCCTTCTATCTGGATATCCGCAAGGACAGCCTCTATTGCGACAGCCCGGACGATATGACCCGCCGTGCCGCGCGCACGGTCATGAACACATTACTGGACCACATCATGCGCTGGCTCGCGCCGATCTGTCCGTTCACAACAGAAGAGGTATTCCTGCACCGCTATCCCGATCAGGAACATACATCTGTGCATCTTCTGCAATTTGCAGATGTGCCATCTGAGTGGAACAATGCAGCGCTTGCCGGGAAATGGGGAAAAATCCGTACAGTACGCAAAGTTGTCACCGGTGCACTGGAAGTCGAAAGACGCGAAAAGCGAATTGGTGCCAGCCTGGAAGCAGCCCCAGTCATTCATATTGAAGATGATGTGCTGCGCGCGCTCTGCCAGGATGTAGACTGGGCGGAGTTGAGCATTACCTCCGCTGCGACGCTGACGGATGGCACCGGACCTGCAGAAGCCTTCAGGCTGGATGAAACGGCTGGCGTCAGTGTGCTGCCGACAAAAGCCGATGGCGGCAAATGCCAACGCTGCTGGCGTATTCTCGAAGAAGTCACAGCTGAGGCATCTATTTGCGGGCGCTGCGATGAGGCGGTGACAGCACTTGAGCAAAAGACCGATGGCTGA
- a CDS encoding DUF3011 domain-containing protein has product MTPASPLKAVSLFVIFAGSLTFSPSMADSRDTSDHYLSCSSDGSDTRIFCPIPVSANKIWLSEQYSQAPCVYGESWGLQDVYIWTSFGCAAEFGAEYDADLDAPVTTPLESPLEGRFLREA; this is encoded by the coding sequence ATGACACCTGCATCCCCCCTGAAAGCCGTCAGCTTGTTCGTGATTTTTGCCGGCAGTCTGACTTTCTCCCCTTCCATGGCGGACAGCCGCGACACGTCGGATCATTATCTGAGCTGCTCATCAGATGGCAGTGACACACGTATTTTCTGTCCGATCCCGGTTTCCGCCAATAAAATCTGGCTCTCGGAACAATACTCCCAGGCACCATGCGTTTACGGCGAGTCATGGGGCCTGCAGGATGTCTATATCTGGACATCTTTTGGCTGTGCGGCAGAATTTGGCGCTGAATATGACGCTGATCTGGACGCACCAGTGACAACGCCGCTTGAATCACCTCTCGAAGGGCGCTTCCTGCGCGAAGCCTAA
- a CDS encoding DUF3011 domain-containing protein, giving the protein MDLTGRWLRKPLKYALALIAPLTLGTVAAQAADNNSRYGSERYGYNNYGNSNNQSEFVRCKSEDFRKRTCRLNGRIRNVSLYDRESKAQCRRGNDWGYRNNQIWVQNGCRGVFRVTYEFSRNGYDNNGYGNNNGYGYGNNGYGNNGYGNNGYGYGNNYGLSRDIAIGNCIARAETQLRRDGFRRARFERVQRASQGRRGGGWNLELIFRVPHDNHFHYPVFGCEASRDYTRLTRYDFGDGGRQCGFNFRLSGY; this is encoded by the coding sequence ATGGACCTGACAGGACGCTGGCTTCGCAAGCCCTTAAAATATGCTCTGGCGCTCATCGCGCCGCTCACCCTCGGTACTGTTGCCGCGCAAGCTGCAGATAACAACAGCCGCTATGGCTCTGAGCGATATGGCTATAATAATTATGGCAACTCTAATAACCAGAGCGAATTTGTGCGCTGCAAGTCAGAAGACTTTCGTAAGCGCACCTGTCGGCTGAATGGTCGTATCCGGAATGTCTCTTTATATGACCGGGAATCAAAGGCTCAGTGTCGCCGTGGTAATGACTGGGGCTATCGCAATAATCAGATCTGGGTCCAGAATGGCTGTCGTGGCGTCTTCCGCGTCACTTATGAGTTTTCCCGTAATGGCTATGATAACAACGGCTATGGAAACAATAACGGCTATGGTTATGGGAATAATGGATACGGCAATAATGGCTATGGCAATAACGGGTACGGTTATGGCAATAATTATGGCCTCTCCCGCGACATTGCGATCGGTAACTGCATCGCGCGTGCAGAAACGCAGCTGAGACGCGATGGCTTCAGGCGTGCCCGTTTTGAACGTGTACAGCGCGCAAGCCAGGGACGCAGAGGCGGTGGCTGGAATCTGGAACTGATATTCCGTGTGCCCCATGATAACCACTTCCACTATCCGGTCTTCGGCTGTGAAGCCTCCCGTGACTATACACGCCTCACCCGCTATGACTTTGGCGATGGCGGACGGCAGTGCGGGTTCAATTTCCGGCTCAGCGGATACTAA